A section of the Streptomyces sp. CG1 genome encodes:
- a CDS encoding SAM-dependent methyltransferase — MPEHDTSAEVVSVPVGRVIGGRPDVRDDDWGNETAVIRLDATRFGPDAVAGLDAFSHLEVVYHFDRVPVDKIETGARHPRGNTDWPQVGIFAQRGKNRPNRLGVSRCRLIKVDGLDLHVQGLDAVDGTPVLDIKPYMNEFGPQGPLAQPEWATTLMRGYY, encoded by the coding sequence ATGCCCGAGCACGACACTTCCGCCGAGGTGGTCTCCGTTCCGGTGGGTCGGGTGATCGGAGGCCGGCCGGACGTCCGTGACGACGACTGGGGCAACGAGACGGCCGTCATTCGCCTCGACGCCACCCGCTTCGGCCCCGACGCGGTGGCCGGCCTGGATGCCTTCTCCCACCTGGAGGTCGTCTACCACTTCGACCGGGTCCCGGTGGACAAGATCGAGACCGGAGCCCGCCACCCCCGCGGCAACACCGACTGGCCCCAGGTCGGCATCTTCGCCCAGCGCGGCAAGAACCGCCCCAACCGGCTCGGCGTCTCCCGCTGCCGCCTGATCAAGGTCGACGGCCTCGATCTGCACGTCCAGGGCCTGGACGCAGTGGACGGCACCCCCGTCCTCGACATCAAGCCCTACATGAACGAGTTCGGCCCCCAAGGCCCGCTCGCCCAGCCGGAATGGGCCACGACTCTCATGCGCGGGTACTACTGA
- a CDS encoding NRAMP family divalent metal transporter: MTTVTTVTNVSEAPRAAVLDDAHVGDIRGALGTIKLDDTAPRTGLSAKLKTLLAIVGPGLIVMVGDNDAGAFATYGQAGQNYGTHLLWTLLLLVPVLYVNQEMVLRLGAVTGVGHARLILERFGKFWGAFSVIDLFLLNALTLVTEFIGITLASGYLGLPKAASVVLAAGIIIASAFTGSFQRFERVAIALCAASLLLVPIYFMVHPHASQMARDFVVPNMPGGTGQLSTVMLLIIGIVGTTVAPWQLFFQQSYVIDKRITPRFMKYEKADLWIGIAVVVIGAAAMMGFTAATFAGTHGFGQFTDAGGIATGLEHKAGKLAGVLFAIALLDASIIGAFAVSLSTAYAIGDVFGIKHSLHRGVKGAKGFYAVYAGLVAAAAAIVLIPGSPLGLLTEGVQTLAGVLLPSASVFLLLLCNDKAVLGPWVNGPKTNAFTSAVVGVLVALSIILTASVLFPDISSGAILDIMAACGVVGVLAAGYAFTRRRTGTKEDPIDRTGKDEWRMPPLETLTRPTMSTARKIGMGTLRTYLLVAMILVVIKIVQVALGN; the protein is encoded by the coding sequence ATGACCACCGTGACCACTGTGACCAACGTGTCCGAGGCCCCGCGCGCCGCAGTCCTCGACGACGCACACGTCGGCGACATCCGTGGCGCCCTCGGCACCATCAAGCTCGACGACACCGCACCCCGCACCGGCCTGTCCGCCAAGCTCAAGACACTGCTGGCGATAGTCGGACCCGGCCTGATCGTCATGGTCGGCGACAACGACGCCGGCGCCTTCGCCACCTACGGCCAGGCCGGCCAGAACTACGGCACCCACCTGCTGTGGACCCTCCTGCTCCTCGTTCCCGTGCTGTACGTCAACCAGGAGATGGTGCTGCGCCTCGGTGCCGTCACCGGCGTCGGCCACGCCCGCCTCATCCTGGAGCGCTTCGGCAAGTTCTGGGGCGCGTTCTCCGTCATCGACCTGTTCCTGCTCAACGCGCTCACCCTGGTCACCGAGTTCATCGGCATCACCCTCGCGTCCGGGTACCTGGGCCTGCCCAAGGCCGCCTCCGTGGTGCTCGCCGCAGGGATCATCATCGCGTCGGCGTTCACCGGATCGTTCCAGCGGTTCGAGCGGGTCGCCATCGCCCTGTGCGCGGCCTCGTTGCTGCTGGTGCCGATCTACTTCATGGTCCACCCGCACGCCTCGCAGATGGCCCGGGACTTCGTGGTGCCGAACATGCCCGGCGGCACCGGCCAGCTCTCCACGGTGATGCTGCTGATCATCGGCATCGTGGGCACCACGGTCGCGCCCTGGCAGCTGTTCTTCCAGCAGTCGTACGTCATCGACAAGCGGATCACCCCCCGCTTCATGAAGTACGAGAAGGCCGACCTCTGGATCGGCATCGCCGTGGTCGTCATCGGCGCGGCGGCGATGATGGGCTTCACCGCCGCGACCTTCGCGGGCACACACGGCTTCGGCCAGTTCACCGACGCCGGCGGCATCGCGACCGGCCTGGAGCACAAGGCCGGCAAGCTCGCCGGCGTGCTGTTCGCCATCGCGCTGCTGGACGCCTCCATCATCGGCGCGTTCGCCGTCTCCCTGTCCACCGCCTACGCCATCGGTGACGTCTTCGGCATCAAGCACTCCCTCCACCGGGGCGTCAAGGGAGCCAAGGGCTTCTACGCCGTCTACGCCGGACTGGTCGCCGCCGCTGCCGCCATCGTGCTGATCCCCGGCTCACCGCTGGGCCTGCTGACCGAGGGCGTACAGACCCTGGCCGGTGTCCTGCTGCCGTCCGCGTCGGTTTTCCTGCTCCTGCTGTGCAACGACAAGGCCGTGCTCGGCCCGTGGGTGAACGGCCCGAAGACCAACGCATTCACCTCGGCCGTGGTCGGAGTGCTGGTCGCGCTGTCGATCATCCTGACCGCCTCGGTCCTGTTCCCGGACATCTCCTCCGGGGCGATCCTCGACATCATGGCCGCCTGCGGCGTCGTCGGGGTCCTGGCCGCCGGCTACGCCTTCACCCGTCGGCGTACGGGCACCAAGGAGGACCCGATCGACCGGACCGGCAAGGACGAGTGGCGGATGCCGCCGCTTGAGACCCTGACCCGGCCGACCATGTCCACCGCTCGCAAGATCGGCATGGGTACTCTGCGGACCTACCTGCTCGTCGCGATGATCCTGGTCGTGATCAAGATCGTCCAGGTCGCGCTCGGCAACTGA
- a CDS encoding integrase core domain-containing protein, with amino-acid sequence MPLSIDTVLVRNLITVPASVLRSRVAKDAEVLALRHENAVLRRQIARVRYEPADRIWFAMLSRPVPRQRWRQVFTVTPTTLLAWHRQLIAWKWTYPQHRSPGRPSTAPAVKQLILRLAKENHTWGHRRIQGELARLGYPIAPSTVWEILHAAGIDPAPRRSGATWRQFLTTQAHGILAADFLHLDTVTLKRLYAVVFIEHGTRRLHLAGVTAHPTAQWTVQQARNLAMALDRRTDSLRFLLRDRDSKYTSSFDAVFEADDVEILLSPPRAPRANAICESFVGTLRREILDRMLIYNEAHAVDVLIEYIRHYNGHRPHQSRQQLPPDNNEPPARATVTDLRPHGIRRHPVLGGLLNEYQHAA; translated from the coding sequence ATGCCGCTGTCCATCGACACCGTCTTGGTCCGGAATCTGATCACGGTGCCCGCGTCCGTGCTGCGCAGTCGCGTGGCCAAGGATGCGGAGGTCCTGGCGCTGCGGCACGAGAACGCGGTGCTGCGTCGCCAGATCGCTCGGGTTCGCTATGAGCCCGCTGACCGGATCTGGTTCGCCATGCTCTCCCGACCGGTCCCGCGCCAGCGCTGGCGTCAGGTCTTCACGGTCACACCCACCACGCTGCTGGCCTGGCATCGGCAACTCATCGCCTGGAAGTGGACGTATCCTCAGCACCGCAGCCCCGGCAGGCCCTCCACCGCACCCGCCGTCAAGCAACTCATCTTGCGACTGGCGAAGGAGAACCACACCTGGGGCCACCGCCGGATACAAGGCGAGCTCGCGCGCCTTGGCTACCCGATCGCTCCATCCACGGTCTGGGAGATCCTGCACGCGGCCGGAATCGACCCCGCGCCGCGGCGCTCCGGCGCAACCTGGCGCCAATTCCTCACCACTCAGGCCCACGGCATCCTAGCCGCCGACTTCCTACACCTCGACACCGTGACGCTCAAGCGCCTCTACGCCGTGGTCTTCATCGAGCACGGCACCCGGCGCCTCCACCTCGCCGGCGTCACCGCCCATCCCACCGCGCAGTGGACCGTCCAACAGGCGAGGAACCTCGCCATGGCACTCGACCGCCGCACGGACTCCCTGCGCTTCCTCCTTCGGGATCGGGACAGCAAGTACACCAGCTCATTCGACGCCGTCTTCGAGGCCGACGATGTGGAGATTCTGCTCAGCCCACCGCGGGCGCCACGAGCGAACGCAATCTGCGAGAGTTTCGTGGGGACTCTCCGCCGCGAAATCCTGGACCGCATGCTGATCTACAACGAAGCCCATGCCGTGGACGTGCTGATCGAGTACATCCGCCACTACAACGGGCATCGTCCCCACCAATCCCGGCAGCAGCTACCCCCGGACAACAACGAACCGCCCGCCCGGGCCACCGTCACAGACCTCCGGCCCCACGGTATCCGACGACACCCCGTCCTCGGCGGACTGCTGAACGAGTACCAGCACGCCGCCTGA
- a CDS encoding flavodoxin family protein, with translation MTPSSPDTDAPPARYDDLRALVINCTLKRSPETSNTQGLIDRSTAIMDAQGVRVDVVRAVDHDIATGVWPDMREHGWKTDAWPDLYQQVLAADILVLAGPIWLGDNSSVTKQVIERLYACSSLLNEAGQYAYYGRVGGCLITGNEDGVKHCAMNVLYSLQHLGYTIPPQADAGWIGEAGPGPSYLDPGSGGPENDFTNRNTTFMTWNLLHLARALKDLGGIPAYGNQRTAWDAGCRRDYENPEHR, from the coding sequence GTGACCCCTTCGTCGCCCGACACCGACGCACCGCCGGCCCGGTACGACGACCTGCGTGCGCTGGTTATCAACTGCACCCTCAAACGCTCACCGGAGACGAGCAACACCCAGGGGCTGATCGACCGGAGCACCGCCATCATGGACGCGCAGGGAGTGCGCGTCGATGTCGTGCGGGCAGTGGACCACGACATCGCCACCGGGGTGTGGCCCGACATGCGGGAGCACGGCTGGAAGACGGACGCCTGGCCGGACCTCTACCAGCAGGTCCTGGCAGCCGACATCCTCGTCCTGGCCGGACCCATCTGGCTCGGCGACAACAGCTCCGTGACGAAGCAGGTGATCGAACGCCTATACGCCTGCTCCAGCCTGCTCAACGAAGCAGGCCAGTACGCCTACTACGGCCGCGTCGGCGGCTGCCTGATCACCGGCAACGAGGACGGCGTCAAGCACTGCGCCATGAACGTCCTCTACAGCCTCCAGCACCTGGGCTACACCATCCCGCCCCAGGCGGACGCCGGCTGGATCGGCGAAGCGGGCCCGGGCCCCTCGTACCTCGACCCCGGCTCAGGCGGACCGGAGAACGACTTCACCAACCGCAACACCACCTTCATGACCTGGAACCTGCTGCACCTGGCCCGGGCGCTGAAGGACCTCGGCGGCATCCCCGCCTACGGCAACCAGCGCACCGCCTGGGACGCCGGCTGCCGCCGCGACTACGAGAACCCCGAGCACCGGTAA
- a CDS encoding ArsR/SmtB family transcription factor → MLKTLGGPIRVRLLQTLALQELSVGELTERVGVHYAAVSQSLTRLRAAGLVTVRRSGNRMLYRTTNPHLPSLLATVLHLAAHAAPPEPDNLHDHH, encoded by the coding sequence ATGTTGAAGACACTGGGCGGGCCTATCCGTGTCCGGCTGCTGCAGACCCTGGCGCTCCAGGAACTCTCGGTCGGGGAGCTGACGGAGCGCGTCGGTGTGCACTACGCCGCCGTCTCCCAGAGCCTCACCCGACTGCGGGCGGCGGGCCTGGTCACGGTACGCCGCAGCGGCAACCGCATGCTCTACCGCACCACCAACCCGCACCTGCCCTCCCTGCTCGCCACCGTCCTGCACCTGGCAGCACACGCGGCACCGCCCGAGCCGGACAACCTTCATGATCACCACTGA
- a CDS encoding glyoxalase, with amino-acid sequence MPTENSTTEFAFGPLHHVQLAIPVGSEELCRAFWGEVLGMTELEKPPVLAARGGCWFRGGGLEVHLGVEADFRPAAKAHPGILVRALHGLAKRLEAHGHEVTWDDNFPGHDRFYAFDKLGNRLEFLEPRS; translated from the coding sequence ATGCCCACCGAGAACTCCACCACCGAGTTCGCCTTCGGCCCGCTGCACCATGTCCAGCTCGCCATCCCGGTCGGCAGTGAGGAGCTGTGCCGCGCCTTCTGGGGTGAGGTGCTGGGCATGACCGAGCTGGAGAAGCCCCCGGTCCTCGCGGCTCGCGGCGGCTGCTGGTTCCGCGGCGGGGGTTTGGAGGTCCACCTCGGCGTGGAGGCCGACTTCCGCCCCGCCGCCAAGGCTCACCCCGGCATCCTCGTGCGCGCGCTGCACGGCCTCGCCAAGCGCCTGGAGGCGCACGGTCACGAGGTGACCTGGGACGACAACTTCCCTGGCCACGACCGCTTCTATGCCTTCGACAAACTCGGAAATCGCCTGGAGTTTCTCGAACCCCGCTCCTGA
- a CDS encoding ArsR/SmtB family transcription factor, whose product MDTQEEAWDAERAVAVLKAAADPSRFRLLWVLSGRELPVGELARLLGAHVAATSQHLARLRAAGLVTTRREGTRIYYRAAGVRGLLEEAQRVARAGGDTSGAGDGVDEESAAVAEERPAMARQALGAHRPALGR is encoded by the coding sequence GTGGATACGCAAGAAGAGGCGTGGGACGCGGAGCGCGCGGTGGCGGTACTCAAGGCCGCGGCCGACCCCTCGCGCTTCCGCCTGCTGTGGGTGCTGAGCGGCCGTGAGCTGCCGGTGGGCGAGCTGGCCCGACTGCTGGGCGCCCATGTCGCCGCGACGTCGCAACACCTGGCCAGGCTTCGCGCGGCCGGGCTGGTGACCACGCGACGGGAGGGTACGCGGATCTACTACCGGGCTGCGGGCGTGCGCGGGCTGTTGGAGGAGGCGCAGCGGGTGGCGAGGGCGGGAGGCGACACCTCGGGGGCCGGGGACGGCGTAGACGAGGAGTCGGCCGCAGTGGCGGAGGAACGACCCGCCATGGCACGCCAGGCATTGGGAGCACACAGGCCCGCGCTGGGTCGGTAG
- a CDS encoding winged helix-turn-helix domain-containing protein, translating to MYRVAGLVVDCATRRAEVDVRQLDLTWMEFELITHLAARPDRVYTRRQLMELVWQQAPTGDLRSVDVHIARLRRKLGPEQRALIRTVRQAGYALNPRLTPKTRFRNTT from the coding sequence GTGTACCGGGTGGCCGGGCTCGTCGTCGACTGCGCCACTCGCCGCGCCGAAGTCGACGTGCGTCAACTCGACCTCACCTGGATGGAGTTCGAGCTGATCACCCACCTGGCCGCACGCCCGGACCGCGTCTACACCCGCCGTCAGCTGATGGAACTGGTCTGGCAGCAGGCGCCCACGGGCGACCTGCGCAGCGTCGACGTCCACATCGCCCGGCTGCGCCGCAAGCTCGGGCCCGAACAACGGGCCCTGATCCGCACGGTGCGCCAGGCCGGCTACGCCTTGAACCCGCGACTCACACCCAAAACCCGCTTCCGGAATACCACCTGA
- the putP gene encoding sodium/proline symporter PutP, producing MSDLSAPIVATFLVYVAVMIGTGVWAYRRTHTFADFALGGRRLPAFVAALSAGASDMSGWLFLAFPGAVYAAGVGASWIAVGLVLGTYLNWLFVAPRLRTYTERAGNAVSLSAYLEERFEDRTRMLRMVSAAVTLVFFTVYVASGLVAGGLLFGHIFGAGFRLGVALTALVIVVYSCLGGFLAVSLTHVMQATLMFLALLVLPVVGIATLGGFGALRDSLNSKTPSLLDMGAKVGFTDGRWLGGGGSLGAVSIISLLSWGLGYFGQPHILARFMGIRSTSAVPAARRIETGWVVVVLAGATVVGLLGIAQFSTPLHDPQTVYIALSRTLFSPWGAGVMLIAVLAAIISTADSQLLVSSVALTEDFYHAFLKRRASDQALVWVGRAAVVAVTLVASLIALRGGGLLGIVGYAWAGFGAAFGPVVLLSLYWPRMTWAGAMAGIVAGAVTVLLWRVVKPLHGPFWSGIYEMIPGVLVATLAALIFGRFVGRPPKRAFWRMPGGGVSQLMLTPFLSHAPVGIAVLDTDLRYVWVNEPLDRQISLKRRLGRRMAEILPQAEADAFEEKMREVLRTGAPVMDFEYRGAGYTMHDRGRAISASFFAMKDRHDRNVGVWYMIIDVTERWRAQERLALLNDAAARIGSTLDVTRTAQELADDAVPVVADFVAVDLLDSVTRGEEPAPGPVGMSPVIRRAAQRSVREGCPEASLAVGETVRRAPASPVTRCLLESRTLVERVLDRTNSPWVTVDETLGASFLDYDFRSVMVVPVRARGVTLGVATFARSRRLGPFEDDDVRLAEELVSRAAVCIDNARRFTRERTAARSMQRYLLPQDLTGGSALAVASWYLPADAPSGVGGDWFDVIPLSGARVALVVGDVAGHGINAAATMGRLRVAVRTLANLDLSPDELLAHLDDLVIGLMGAHDIDAPLAAEGEATGTAFLGATCLYAVYDPVSRLCSMARAGHLPPMIVAPDGAAGILDLPAGPPLGLGYLPFESIETELEDGSLIALYTDGLIESVDRDIDVGLSRLGDALAAPLPTLAETGRRVIDSLLTGPPADDAALLLARTRVLAPDRVASWDLPSDPAAVAHARDLAAQKLTEWGIPDLTFTTELIVSELVTNAIRHAAGPVCLRLIRDRGLICEVSDASSTAPRLRHARTTDEGGRGLLIVAQMARRWGTRYTKTGKIIWTEQVIAADVIG from the coding sequence ATGTCCGACTTGAGCGCGCCGATCGTGGCCACGTTCCTCGTGTATGTGGCCGTCATGATCGGAACAGGTGTCTGGGCCTACCGCCGTACGCACACCTTCGCCGACTTCGCCCTGGGCGGTCGCAGGCTCCCCGCGTTCGTCGCAGCCCTGTCCGCAGGGGCCAGCGACATGTCCGGCTGGCTGTTCCTCGCCTTCCCCGGAGCGGTGTACGCGGCAGGTGTCGGCGCCAGCTGGATCGCGGTCGGCCTGGTGCTCGGTACGTACCTCAACTGGTTGTTCGTCGCGCCGAGGCTGCGCACCTACACCGAGCGCGCAGGGAACGCGGTGAGCCTTTCGGCCTATCTGGAGGAGCGGTTCGAGGACCGCACACGGATGCTCCGGATGGTCTCGGCGGCGGTGACCCTTGTGTTCTTCACCGTGTACGTCGCCAGTGGACTGGTGGCCGGCGGGTTGCTTTTCGGGCACATCTTCGGCGCCGGTTTCCGGCTCGGGGTGGCCCTGACCGCCCTGGTGATCGTCGTCTACTCATGCCTGGGCGGCTTCCTGGCCGTGAGCCTGACCCACGTCATGCAGGCCACGCTGATGTTCCTCGCCCTGCTCGTCCTCCCCGTCGTAGGTATCGCGACGCTCGGCGGCTTCGGTGCGCTGCGTGACTCCCTCAACAGCAAGACGCCCAGCCTGCTGGACATGGGTGCCAAAGTCGGCTTCACGGACGGCCGGTGGTTGGGAGGCGGCGGGTCGCTCGGCGCCGTCTCGATCATCTCGTTGCTCTCTTGGGGCCTCGGCTATTTCGGGCAGCCGCACATCCTGGCCCGCTTCATGGGCATCCGCAGCACCAGTGCCGTACCTGCGGCCCGCCGTATCGAGACCGGGTGGGTCGTCGTGGTGCTGGCCGGTGCCACAGTGGTCGGCCTGCTGGGCATCGCGCAGTTCAGCACACCGCTCCATGACCCGCAGACGGTCTACATCGCTCTGAGCCGGACCCTGTTCAGTCCGTGGGGCGCCGGCGTGATGCTGATCGCGGTGCTCGCCGCGATCATCTCGACCGCGGACAGCCAGCTCCTCGTGTCGTCCGTCGCACTCACGGAGGACTTCTACCACGCGTTCCTCAAGCGGCGCGCCTCGGACCAGGCACTGGTGTGGGTGGGTCGCGCCGCCGTCGTCGCCGTGACCCTCGTGGCCTCTTTGATCGCGCTGAGGGGCGGCGGGCTACTGGGGATCGTGGGCTACGCCTGGGCGGGCTTCGGGGCCGCTTTCGGCCCGGTGGTCCTGCTCTCGCTGTACTGGCCGCGCATGACCTGGGCGGGGGCCATGGCCGGGATCGTGGCCGGCGCAGTCACGGTGCTCCTATGGCGTGTGGTCAAGCCGCTGCACGGCCCCTTCTGGTCGGGCATCTACGAGATGATTCCGGGCGTCCTGGTCGCCACGCTCGCGGCTCTGATCTTCGGCAGGTTCGTCGGTCGGCCTCCGAAACGGGCCTTCTGGCGGATGCCGGGCGGCGGCGTGAGCCAACTGATGCTCACCCCCTTCCTCAGCCACGCGCCGGTCGGCATCGCCGTTCTCGACACGGATCTGCGGTACGTCTGGGTGAACGAGCCGCTGGACCGCCAGATCTCGCTGAAGCGGCGGCTGGGGCGGCGGATGGCGGAGATCCTGCCGCAAGCCGAGGCCGACGCCTTCGAGGAGAAGATGCGCGAGGTTCTTCGGACCGGTGCGCCGGTGATGGACTTCGAGTACCGCGGCGCCGGCTACACGATGCACGACCGTGGCCGCGCGATCTCTGCCTCCTTCTTCGCGATGAAGGACCGTCACGACCGGAATGTCGGTGTCTGGTACATGATCATCGATGTCACTGAGCGGTGGCGGGCGCAGGAGCGCCTGGCCCTGCTCAATGACGCCGCTGCACGCATCGGGAGCACCCTGGACGTGACGCGGACTGCGCAGGAACTGGCCGACGACGCGGTGCCGGTCGTCGCGGACTTCGTCGCCGTCGACCTGCTGGACTCGGTCACGAGGGGCGAGGAGCCGGCCCCCGGGCCGGTCGGTATGTCACCCGTCATCCGCCGTGCGGCCCAGCGGTCGGTCCGTGAGGGATGCCCCGAGGCGTCCCTTGCCGTGGGGGAAACAGTCCGACGTGCGCCCGCGTCGCCCGTGACCCGCTGTCTGCTGGAGAGCAGGACTCTGGTCGAACGGGTCCTTGACCGCACCAACAGTCCGTGGGTGACCGTGGACGAGACGCTGGGCGCCTCGTTCCTGGACTACGACTTCCGCTCGGTGATGGTGGTCCCCGTGCGGGCGCGCGGCGTCACCCTGGGGGTGGCGACGTTCGCCCGGTCCCGGCGGCTGGGCCCCTTCGAGGACGACGACGTCCGCCTCGCCGAGGAACTCGTCTCCCGTGCGGCGGTGTGCATCGACAACGCACGCCGTTTCACCCGTGAGCGCACGGCGGCCCGTTCCATGCAGCGCTACCTGTTGCCGCAGGACCTGACGGGAGGGTCCGCTCTCGCCGTGGCCTCGTGGTATCTCCCGGCGGATGCCCCCAGCGGTGTGGGCGGCGACTGGTTCGACGTGATCCCGCTCTCCGGAGCACGGGTCGCCCTGGTCGTCGGGGACGTGGCCGGGCACGGCATCAACGCGGCGGCGACCATGGGGCGCCTGCGCGTCGCGGTGCGCACCCTCGCCAACCTCGACCTGTCTCCGGACGAACTGCTGGCCCATCTGGACGATCTGGTCATCGGCCTCATGGGGGCGCACGACATCGATGCTCCGTTGGCGGCCGAGGGAGAGGCGACGGGCACCGCGTTCCTGGGCGCCACTTGCCTGTACGCCGTCTACGACCCGGTCAGCAGGCTGTGCTCCATGGCCCGGGCCGGTCACCTCCCGCCGATGATCGTCGCTCCCGACGGCGCCGCCGGCATTCTGGACCTGCCCGCCGGACCGCCACTCGGCCTCGGCTACCTCCCGTTCGAGTCCATCGAGACCGAGCTGGAAGACGGCAGCCTCATCGCCCTCTACACCGACGGTCTCATCGAGTCCGTCGACCGGGACATCGACGTCGGGCTCTCCCGGCTGGGCGATGCCCTCGCGGCCCCCCTGCCGACCCTGGCGGAGACCGGCCGACGAGTGATCGACAGCCTGCTGACGGGTCCGCCTGCCGACGACGCGGCCCTGCTCCTCGCCCGTACCCGTGTCCTGGCTCCGGACCGCGTCGCCTCCTGGGACCTGCCCAGCGATCCGGCTGCCGTCGCGCATGCCCGCGACCTCGCGGCTCAGAAGCTGACGGAGTGGGGCATCCCCGATCTCACGTTCACCACGGAACTCATCGTCAGCGAACTGGTGACCAACGCGATCCGCCATGCGGCCGGACCGGTCTGCCTGCGCTTGATCCGGGATCGCGGCCTGATCTGCGAGGTCTCCGACGCCAGCAGCACCGCGCCACGGCTGCGTCACGCGCGCACCACCGACGAGGGGGGACGGGGCCTGCTGATCGTCGCCCAGATGGCCCGCCGGTGGGGCACTCGTTACACGAAGACTGGCAAGATCATCTGGACGGAGCAGGTCATTGCGGCCGACGTGATCGGCTAG
- a CDS encoding VOC family protein yields the protein MITAIDHIQLAAPLGSEELLRAFYVDALGLVEVPRPGHLASRGGCWFSDDDQRVRLHLGIETPYRASAKAHPGLRVEAIESLAARLEAFGAVVIWDDTTLPGHRRFHSQDPVGNRLEFLQPIGREPAGQ from the coding sequence ATGATCACTGCAATCGACCACATCCAGCTGGCCGCCCCGCTGGGCAGCGAGGAGTTGCTGCGCGCCTTCTACGTCGACGCGCTCGGCCTCGTCGAAGTCCCGCGGCCGGGCCACCTCGCGTCCCGCGGAGGCTGCTGGTTCAGCGACGACGACCAGCGGGTCCGGCTCCACCTGGGTATCGAGACCCCGTACCGGGCGTCCGCGAAGGCGCACCCGGGCCTGCGTGTCGAAGCGATCGAATCGCTCGCCGCCCGCCTCGAAGCCTTCGGCGCCGTCGTGATCTGGGACGACACCACTCTCCCCGGCCACCGCCGTTTCCACAGCCAGGATCCCGTCGGCAACCGTCTCGAATTCCTCCAGCCCATCGGCAGGGAACCGGCGGGTCAGTAG